TAATTATGAAACATACGACATGGTTATGTGCTCTGCTCCTTTTCGTGCTACCACTCGTGGCAAAGGGACAAGAGACAGCGACGTTGGACAAATCTCAGCAAGAGATCGCTAAGGTCATAGAAACCGTTATGCATCTATCTGAGCAGGAGGCTATCCTCGAGCAGGCAGACGCTACGACACGCAAGGCTGTCGAGACTGTGCGAGCCCTCTCTGGCCAAAAAGAGTACAGCGAGAAGAAGGCTACAGACATCGCCTCTTCACTTACCATAGAAGACAATCACATCGTACTCCTCCCGAAGTATCAGCATCTAGCAGAGGCTGCAAGGTGGGATGGTGTATCCCTAGCTGAATTAGTGAAGGCCCTTGATGACTTTCGCTCAGCGACCCTAACTAGTCAGCCATAATCGACGGTGTAACCTGCATCTTATTGCACCTATCCGTCTAGAGACTGTCGCTAGTAGTGGCAGTCTCTACTCATTTTTAGGAGTCTATTCATCTACAAGAGAGCCTCTTTATGGAGAATATGTTAGGGGAACAATCTTTTTCTCTACCCAATGGTAGGTATTTCGAATATTCTTTGTACCTTTGAGGTCGAAGAAAACTAATTGTATCACAGTACTCGACTTTTGTCCTCTGACGGGAGGAGGGTGCAACATATCTATAAAGTACTACACATGGCAAAATTTAGAGGAGCAATCGTAGTCAACGAGCAGCGCTGCAAGGGGTGCAACCTCTGCGTTGTGGCGTGTCCTACTACGAGTATCTCGCTTCACCCAGACGAGGTGAACGACAAGGGGTATCACTACTGCTATATGAGCAGCCCCGAAACATGCATTGGCTGCGCAAACTGTGGCGTGGTCTGTCCCGACGGCTGTATCAGCGTCTATAAAGTAACCCTTTAATCCTAATAGCTATCATGGCAGAAGTAAAACTGATGAAGGGCAACGAGGCCCTGGCACACTCGGCAATCCTCAACGGACTGGATGGCTATTTCGGATATCCTATCACACCTCAGTCAGAGGTGCTTGAGACTCTTATGTCGCTACGCCCCTGGGAGAAGACCGGTATGGTCGTCCTACAGGCTGAGAGTGAGGTCTCTTCTATCAACATGGTATATGGAGGTGCTGGCGCTGGTAAGCGTGTCATGACTTCCTCCTCTAGCCCTGGTATCAGCCTTATGGCTGAGGGTATCAGCTACATCGCTGGTGCTGAACTACCTACACTGATCGTCAACGTGATGCGTGGTGGCCCTGGTCTAGGTACGATCCAGCCAAGTCAGGCTGACTACTTCCAGACCACAAAGGGTGGTGGACACGGTGACTACCGCCTCATCGTACTAGCTCCTTACTCTGTACAGGAGATGGTCGACTTCGTAGGTCTCGGTATGGATCTAGCATTTAAGTATCGCAACCCCGTCATGATGCTCAGCGATGGTATCATCGGACAGATGATGGAGAAGGTGGTACTACCCGATCAGAAGCCTCGTCACACTGATGAGGAGATCGCTGCTAGTTGCCCCTGGGCTACTACAGGTCATACGCCTGACAAGCGTGCTATCATCACATCTCTCGAGCTAGACTCAGCTGTGATGGAGCAAAACAACCTACGCTTCCAGGAGAAGTATCGTAAGATCGAGGAGAACGAGGTGCGCTACGAGGAGACGATGACTGAGGATGCTGACTACGTACTCGTAGCTTTCGGCTCTTCGGCACGTATCTGCCAGAAGGTTGTTCAGGTGGCTCGCCAAGAGGGTCTCAAGGTAGGTCTCGTACGTCCTATCACGCTATGGCCTTATCCATACGAGGTGATCACCAAGCTCGCTGAGCGTGGTGTCAAGGGCTTCCTCTCTGTCGAGCTCAATGCTGGCCAGATGGTCGAGGATGTCAGACTAGCTGTCAACGGTCGCTGCCCCGTAGAGCACTTCGGACGTATGGGTGGTATGCTATTCTCTCCAGACGAGGTCCTCAACGCTCTGCGTACGAAGCTCGTCAAGTAAGCTTACCCTTATCAATAACCAGTAACAGACAACAAGTATCATGGATATAAAGGATATAACCAAACCAGAGAACTTGGTCTATCAGAAGCCAAGTCTGCTCAACAATAATACGATGCACTACTGCCCTGGCTGTAGCCACGGTGTCGTGCACAAGCTGGTTGCAGAGGTCCTCGAGGAGATGGGCATGGGCGACCAGGCCGTCGGTATAGCTCCTGTGGGCTGCTCCGTCTTTGCATACAACTATATAGACATCGACTGGCAGGAGGCTGCTCACGGACGTGCGCCTGCTGTAGCTACTGCTATCAAGCGTCTATATCCTAATAAGCTCGTCTTCACCTATCAGGGTGATGGTGACCTAGCTGCTATCGGTACCGCTGAGACAATCCACGCTGCAAACCGTGGTGAGAACATTGTCATCATCTTCATCAACAACGGTATCTACGGTATGACTGGTGGTCAGATGGCTCCTACGACGCTACTCGGCATGAAGACGGTCACCTGTCCTGATGGTCGTACGCCAGAGCTCAACGGCTATCCACTCGTCATCTCTAAGATCCTCTCTGAGCTAGACGGTACGTGCTACGTCACTCGTCAGAGTGTACACACTGCTGGTGCTGTTCGCAAGGCTAAGAAGGCTCTACGCAAGGCTTTTGAAAATTCACTCGCAGGCAAGGGTACCAGCGTTGTTGAGTTTGTCTCAACCTGCAATACGGGCTGGAAGATGACCCCTGCTAAGGCTAATGAGTGGATGTCGAAGTTTATGGTCGACAAGTACGCTCTTGGTGACATCAAGGATGTCGAGTCTAAGGGTAGCAACGACGAGGTGGTTACAATGAAAATCTAATCAGACGAAAGGAACAACTATGAATTACGAAATAGTCATATCTGGCTTCGGAGGTCAGGGCGTACTCTCTATGGGTAAGATCATCGCTTACTCTGGTATCATGGAGGACAAGGAGGTATCGTGGATGCCTTCTTACGGACCTGAGCAGCGTGGTGGTACGAGTAACGTCACGGTCATCGTGAGCGATGAGCCTGTTAGCTCGCCGGTTGTCAACGAGTATGATGTAGTCATCGTACTCAACCAGCCATCACTCGACAAGTTCGGACCTCGTGTTAAGAAGGGCGGTATCCTCATCTACGACCCAGCTCTGATCCAGCACAAGTCTGACCGTAAGGATATCAACATCTACGAGGTACCTGCTACTGAGCAGAGCCTTGAGATGGGTAATGATAAGATCTTCAACATGATCATACTCGGTGGTATGCTCAAGGCTGCTCCTATGCTCAAGCTTGAGAGCATCATCGCAGGACTTAAGAAGTCGCTGCCTGAGCGTCACCACAAGCTGATCCCCCTCAACGAGGAGGCTATCAAGCGTGGCATGAATAGTCTGGTCAAGGTCAACTAGTCCACAGAGACCCTTACACGATATAATATAATGTCAAGGCGTCCGCCGATCTACTCGTTAGATTGACGGACGCCTTCTCTTTTTCTGCTAAAGCGTTTTGTTTCCTTATAAAAGAGTACCTTTGCACCGATTGAGACTATGGCAAGAGTCTCTGACAGCGTGAGATTATGGCAAAGCAGAAGAACTTAGTAATAGTAGAGTCCCCCGCAAAGGCGAAAACAATTGGCAAATTCCTCGGTGCTGACTACAAAGTGCTCTCGAGCTATGGACACATACGTGACCTCAAGCCGAGTAGCTTTAGTGTAGATGTGGAGCATCACTTCGCACCCATCTATGAGATTCCCGCAGACAAGCAGCGTCTTGTCTCAGACCTGCGCAAGGCGGCCAAGGCGAGTGACATCGTATGGCTCGCATCCGATGAGGATCGCGAGGGAGAGGCAATCGCATGGCACCTCTATCAGGTGCTAGACCTCAAGGATAAGGAGACACATCGTATCGCATTCCACGAAATCACCAAGAGTGCCATACAGCATGCCATACAGAATCCACGCTTGATCAACGAAAACCTCGTCGATGCGCAGCAGGCGCGTCGTGTCCTAGATCGTATCGTGGGCTTTGAGCTCTCGCCAGTCCTCTGGCGACGTGTCGGCCCCTCGCTCTCGGCTGGACGTGTGCAGAGCGTTGCTGTGCGTCTCATCGTAGAGCGGGAGCGCGAGATACTAGCTTTCCAGCCGGAGACCTCTTTTGCCATCACGACACGTCTAGAGACCAAGGGGGGAGACACCTTTACCGCTACACTCCCTGACAACCTTCCCTCCGAGGAGGCTGCTCGCCAGCTCATGCAGCGAGCTATCGATAGTCAGTCCGCTTTTGCTGTACAGCAGGTGGAGCAGAAGCCTGGGCGTCGCTCACCGTCGGCACCTTTTACGACCAGTACGCTCCAGCAGGAAGCCTCTCGCAAGCTCGGTATGAGCGTCTCCAACACGATGCGCGTGGCGCAGGCTCTCTACGAGCGAGGTCTCATCACCTATATGCGTACCGACTCGGTCAATCTCTCCAGCCTCGCACTCCACGATGCCGAGACGGTGATCCTAGAGCAGTGGGGTGCCGACTACTATCAGCGTCGACGCTATCACGTTAAGAGCAAAGGGGCGCAGGAGGCGCACGAAGCTATTCGCCCCACCTATCTGCGCAACGCTACGATACAAGGCACCAAGCAGGAGCAAGCTCTCTACGACCTCATACGCAAGCGCACACTCGCTAGTCAGATGGCCGACGCTCGCATCGAGCGGACGATAGCGCAGATCGCTTCGCAGGGTGCTGACCCCGTTCGTCTAGAGGCTCGTGGCGAGGTGATTGTCTTCGACGGCTTCATCAGCGCTTACACCGAGAGCCGTGATGACGAGGAGGATACCAGTAGCAATGAGCTTCCTAAGCTGAAGGCCGGAGACCTGCTACAGCTACGAGAGATAGAGGGAAGGCAATCCTTTACCAAGCCGAAGCCACGCTACACCGAGGCATCCCTCGTTCGCAAGATGGAGGAGCTAGGCATCGGTCGTCCGTCTACTTATGCTCCGACGATCCAGACGATCCAAAACAGAGAGTATGTGCGTCGTGGCGAGAGCCAAGGCGAGAGTCGCGATGTGCTATACCTCAGCTGGCAGCACAGCGCTGGAAATACAACGATCAAGTCGCACAAACAGAAGGAGCGCTACGGTGGCGATCGAGGACGGCTCGTACCCACCGATATGGGGATCGTCGTGACCGACTTCCTGATGGAAAACTTCTCCCGCGTCGTTGACTACAACTTTACGGCAGATGTCGAGGAGCACTTTGACAAAGTTGCCGAGGGTGAGGCACAGTGGCAAGATTTGATCGGCACGTTTTACGATAAGTTCCATCCGATGATCGAGGAGCAGAGCCAGTCTGGAGCCAAGCGCTATACCGGCGAGCGTCTGCTCGGCACCGATCCTGTCAGTGGCAAGCCGGTCATTGCTCGCATCGGACGCTACGGCCCGATGGTGCAGATCGGAGAGACACCCGACAACTCTCTCCCCGAGGCGGAGCGGGAGCGTCTCAAACCTCGCTTTGCTAGTATCCCGAGCAATCTGCTCATAGAGACCATCACGCTAGAGGAGGCACTGAAGCTCTTTGACCTGCCTCGCATGGTCGGTGAGTTTGAGGGTGGCGAAGTGGTTGCTGCTGTGGGGCGCTTTGGCCCTTACCTACGGCACAAAGGTGCCTTTACTTCAATCCCCAAGAGTAGCGGTCTGACACCCGAGGAGATAACCCTTCAGGAGGCGATCGAGCTCATCGAGGAGAAACGTCATAAGGATGCTGCGAGTCTGCTTAAGACCTTCCCCGAGGATCCCGACATTTCGATCCGTGACGGACGCTGGGGCGCTTACATCAAGGTGGGCAAGAAGAACTATAAGCTCACCAAGGAGCAGAAAGCTGACCCCATGAAGCTGACATACGCTGAGATAGTCGCTATCATTGCGGAGCAAGACAAAGAGACCCCGAAGAAGGGACGCACAACAGCTAAGAAGGCCGCTAGTACGGCTAAGAAGAAGACTACGACCAAGAAGACTACCAGCACTGCCAAGAAGGCTGCGCCTAAGCGTAGTGCGGCCTCTAAGTCTCGATAGCTACTTATCCTTGAAGCCATGGAGGCTCCTGTACAGCGTGTATTCCTCGAGGTCGCTTACGACGGCACCAACTACTGTGGCTGGCAGGTACAGCCTCGTGGTGTCTCGGTGCAGTCTGAGCTAGAGCGCGCCCTCTCTATACTCTTTCGCCAGCCGATACCAGTCACAGGCGCAGGGCGCACAGACGCTGGGGTACACGCTTACAGTATGATGGCGCATGCCGACCTTCCGATCCCGCATCCGCCGCTAGCACAGATACAGAGAGGCTTGTGTGGCATACTGCGTGGAGGTATATCCGTTCGCTCTATCACGCCGGTCATCCCGACGGCTCACGCACGCTTTGACGCTACCTCACGAAGGTATCACTACTACATCTCGGCTTGTAGCAACCCCTTCTGGGGCGACTACTGCTGGGAGCGACGCACGCTCCCTGATATAGAGCTGATGAATGAAGCTTGTCGCCACTTGATCGGTGAGCACGACTTCACCTCCTTTAGCAAGCTACACACGCAGACGAAGCACAATCGCTGTACCGTCTATATAGCGCATTGGGAGCAGGTTGAGATGCCTGGTCTCTGGGATGCGATGCGCTACGAAGTGTGTGCCAATCGCTTCCTCCACGGCATGGTGCGCACGATGGTGGGGACGCTCCTCGAGGTGGGCTACGGACAGCGCACGCCAGACTCTATCGCAGAGCTGATCCTGTCTGAAGACCGCACGCTAGCTGGCTCAGCAGCACCAGCTCGTGCGCTTTTCTTCGTCGAGGCAACCTATCCCGACTCGATCTACAGCACAGATCTCCAGTAAAAGCTTCGTCGACTAATATATTGATCCACTAACACCTACCAAGGGGTTGTCGTATCTGCGGCAACTCCTTTTTTATTCGACTAATCTCCAGTTTCTTCCGCATGAAACTGTAGTGCCAACGGGGGGTGGCACTAGGGCTGACGCATTATAATAATGATCTCATCGACCTCTCTACTCCTCGCTGGTCGCTAATGTGTAGTTTCTGAAAGAGCAATTATGATGCGTCAGCCCTAGCTGGGAAAAATCGACACCGACTTACTACAATAATTTAGACCTGGCTACATATCGAAACGGAATTGTGTCGGGGAAAAGTGATTCCCACCTAGATATTTCAAAATCTCCACGTGGGGAATAAAAAATTCTTCGGAGGAATGAAATGAAACTTCGGAAGAATCAAATGAAACTTCGGAAGAAATGAATCACGCCCACGTGGAAAATAAAAAACATCCACGTGGAGATTTGAGATTCACCACGTGGATATTCGAGAAAGGAGAGAATCGGACGAATTTCCCCGTAAAGATATGTAAAGATGCTAGAGGTTAGAAATTAGAAGTTAGAGATCCGATCACTCTGATAGCTCCGATGGTTCCGATAGCTAACAGCCAACAGCCAATCCATGGCTGACACGTTATATATAATGCCCCCCATCTATGCCTCGCTTGTCGCTAATGGGTTGCTTCTGAAAAGACGATTATAATGCGTCAGCCCTGGGGGTGGCACTGGATTTTCACCCTAGTGGCACTGATAGTTAGCTCATTTTTGCAGGGCAACAAATAGAAAAGGCTGCAGCACCCTGCGGGGAGGTGCTACAGCCTTGACTGATAAGATATGATCGCTAGTCCGCTAGCGAGTGGGGGAGGGACTAGAAGTTGGCGTTGTTTGGCGTGCGGGGGAAGGGGATCACGTCACGGATGTTGGTCATGCCAGTGACGAAGAGGAGGAGTCTCTCGAAGCCCAGTCCGAAGCCCGCATGTGGTGCTGAGCCGTAGCGACGGGTGTCGAGGTACCACCACAGATCCTTGTCCTTGATGCCGACCTCCTCGGCACGTGCCGTGAGCTTGTCGATGTCGGTCTCACGCTCGCTACCTCCGATGATCTCGCCGATGTGCGGGAAGAGGACGTCCATACCGCGTACAGTCTTGCCGTCATCGTTCTGCTTCATATAGAAGGCCTTGATCTCCTTCGGGTAGTCGGTCATGATGACGGGTGCGTTGTAGTGCTGCTCGACGAGGTAACGCTCATGCTCGCTGGCGAGGTCGGCACCCCAGTAGACGGGGAACTCGAACTTCTTGCCACCACGGACGGCCTCCTCGAGGATGGCGACACCCTCGGTGTAGGTGATGCGTACGAATGGACGCTCTACGACGAAGCGGATGCGCTCGATGAGCTCCTTGTCGTAATGCTCTGCGAGGAACTCGAGGTCGTCCATACAGTGATCTAGTGCCCACTGCAGACAGTGCTTGGTGAATGCCTCGGCGAGGTCTTGGTTGCCCTCATTATCCATAAAGGCGACCTCGGGCTCGACCATCCAGAACTCAGCGAGGTGGCGTGGGGTATTAGAGTTTTCAGCTCTAAAGGTAGGCCCAAAGGTGTAGATGCCACCTAGTGCCAGAGCGCCTAGCTCACCCTCTAGCTGTCCCGATACGGTCAGCGAGGTGTGCTTGCCAAAGAAGTCTTTGCTGTAGTCCACGCTCCCGTCTTTAGCGATGGGGAGCTTGTTCATGTCTAGCGTGGTGACGGTAAACATTTGCCCAGCGCCCTCGGCATCGCTCGATGTGATGATCGGCGTGTGGAGGTAGAAGTATCCACGCTCGTGAAAGAAGGTGTGGATCGCATAAGCCATGTTGTGGCGGATGCGGAGGACTGCTGCGAATGTGTTGGTACGTGGACGCAGGTGAGCAATCTCACGGAGGAACTCCAGTGTGTGTCCCTTCTTTTGCAGTGGATAGCGTACTGGGTCAGAGGTCCCGTAGATGGTTATTTCGTTAGCCTGTATCTCGTACTCTTGCCCTTGACCCTGTGAAGCGACGAGCGTACCAACGACACCGATAGCGGCGCCTGTGGTGATCTGCTCGAGGAGCTTGGGGTCAGTCTGGGTCTTGTCAATGACGATCTGTATGTTATGTACGGTCGAGCCATCGTTGAGCGCAACGAAGCAGACAGCTTTGTTGCCTCGCTTGGTGCGTACCCATCCCTTGACACAGACGGGCTGGGGGAGCTGACGCTGAGCGAGCTGGGGAAGCTCCTTGATAGTAGTGCGTGGTAGTGAGTTATTCATAGTATCTGCTGATATGGTTTATACCTATTTAGTCTTCTATCTCTTCGGATGCGAAGGGATGATCTGGTGTCTCTTGGTGCTTGTGGTAGACTTTGGTGGTGGGTGCTACGCCGTTGTCCTCTTGCTCCTTGACCCCCATGCGGAGGTAGCGTACCTCCTCGGGCGTTAGGTAGCGCCAGCGACCGCGGGGTAGATCTTTCTTAGTGAGACCTGCATAGTAGACACGGTCTAGATGCACGACGCGATAGCCTAGATGCTCGAAGATGCGGCGCACGATGCGGTTGCGGCCCGAGTGGATCTCTATGCCTACCTTGTCGTGGGTCTGTCCAGTGATATAGCTGATGGCATCGGCGTGTATCTCGCCATCCTCTAGCTCGAAGCCCTGAGCAATCATCTGCATGTGCTCTACGGTGACCTCCTTGTCGAGGGCTACCTCGTAGATCTTCTTCTTGCGAAAGGCGGGGTGCATCAAGCGCACCGCTAGGTCGCCATCATTGGTCAGAAGGAGGATGCCAGTCGTGTTGCGGTCTAGTCGACCGATGGGGTAGATGCGCTCGGTGCAAGCGTTGTGCACGAGGTCCATGACGGTGCGTCGCCCCTCGGGATCGGTAAGCGTGGTGACACAGTTCTTCGGCTTGTTGAGCAGTACGTAGACCTTAGCCTCTAGTGTGATGGGCTTGTCATCGACCATCACTTGGTCGGTCGGTAGCACCTGCGAGCCTAGCTCGGAGACGACGGAGCCATTGACCTTGACACGTCCAGCAGTGATGTACTGATCTGCTGTGCGACGTGAGCATAGACCAGAGTTGGAGAGGAACTTATTGAGTCGTATCGGTTCGCCAGCCTCGACTAGGGGAGAGGCGTAGCGTACAGGCTCGACAGGAGCCTTAGGCATGCGGGGCTTAGCTTCGCTCTTGCGCTGCTTGTTAGGACGCTGACCAGCGTTCTTGCGAGGAGCTGCGGAGCGCTTATCTTTACGATCCGTTGCATTGGCCCCTCTCTTGCGTCGTGGAGATGAGGTGCCAGCCTCTTCGCTATGTGCTTTAGGGCGGGTAGCCTTGCCTCTCTGCTTGGCGTATGGGTATATGACAGGGTCCTCCTGATTGCCATCGCCAACAACAGACATCGGTGCCACGACTTTGTGAAAACTCCGCTCTCCAGTATGTTGCTCGTCGAAGTTATGTCTTCGCTCTAAAGCTTTCTCAGCATTGATGTTGCGGGGCTTGACCATCTCGGAAGCATCTATGTTGCGATGCGTTACGGTGGCACTCTCCTCACCACTGACCTTGACACGGATCAAGGCCTCGCTGCTAGTGGGGCGTGCTATGCGTTGACGTCTGCGCTTGCCAGTAGATGCGGATGTGGGCACCTCGGCAGATGAGTCTGCAGAGGAACTCGTCTTGTGCTGTGCCTCTGATGTAGGATTGCTGTCTATGGACATGAAGCTGTTTGATGACTACACAACAGGCTTAGTGTGTTGCGTGGTATATTCTGTATCAAGGGGACTCTGTCGCTGTTCAAACAGTGCCAACAGGCTTTCCCTCGTATCTGACTAACTGTGGATCTTCCTAGTAGATCGAGCTACGACAAAGGTACTAATTTATTAGCAGACTAGAGCCCTACGTAGTTGTGCGGAGTGATCTGACGAAGCTCCTTTTTGACCTCCTCGGCAACCTCTAGGGTGTCGATGAAGTGGGCGATCGTCTCTTGGCTTATCTCCTCACCAGTACGGGTCAGTGCCTTGAGCGTCTCATAAGGGTGCGGATAACCCTCACGGCGCAGGATCGTCTGGATAGCTTCGGCGACCACGGCCCAGTTGCAGTCGAGGTCATGAGCGATGCGCTCGGGGTGGATGACTAGCTTGCCCAAACCCTTAGAGAGACTACTGAAAGCTATCAGTGTGTAGCCCATCGGGACGAGCTGATTGCGTATCACCGTCGAGTCGGTCAGATCACGCTGTAGACGAGATATGGGGAGCTTAGAGGCTAGATGTAGCGCCACGGCATTAGCTAGCCCGAGGTTGCCCTCAGCATTCTCAAAGTCAATAGGATTAACCTTGTGAGGCATCGCACTGGAGCCAACCTCTCCTGCCTTGATCTTCTGCCCGAAGTAACCCATAGAGATGTAGCTCCAGAAGTCTCGAGCCAGGTCTATGAGGATCGTGTTGATACGCGCCGTCGCCTCAAAGAGGGCAGCGAGGTTGTCGTAGTTAGAGATCTGTGTCGTGTACTGCTCACGCTCTAGCCCTAGCGATGTGAGGAAGTTATTGCCAAAAGCGACCCAGTCAATGGTGGGGTAGGCGACATGATGCGCATTAAAGTTGCCCGTAGCACCGCCAAACTTACCCGTGATAGGCACCTGCTCCAGAGCCTTAGTCTGCTGCTCCAAGCGATAGACGAAGACCATGATCTCCTTGCCCAGACGTGTGGGGCTAGCGGGCTGACCATGTGTGCGAGCCAGCATAGCGACATCGTGCCACTCACTGGCGAGCTGACGCAGCTGCTCGATGAGCTTTTGGAGCGTGGGGAGATAGACCTCGTGCAGTGCCTCGCGTAGCATCAGCGGGAAGGCGGTATTATTGACATCTTGCGATGTTAGTCCGAAGTGGACAAACTCCTCAATCTCCTCTAGTCCCAGCTGAGGTAGATGACGCTTGATGTAGTACTCAATAGCCTTGACATCATGATTGGTCGTAGCCTCGATATCTTTTA
The sequence above is a segment of the Porphyromonas vaginalis genome. Coding sequences within it:
- a CDS encoding 4Fe-4S binding protein; its protein translation is MAKFRGAIVVNEQRCKGCNLCVVACPTTSISLHPDEVNDKGYHYCYMSSPETCIGCANCGVVCPDGCISVYKVTL
- a CDS encoding pseudouridine synthase, whose translation is MSIDSNPTSEAQHKTSSSADSSAEVPTSASTGKRRRQRIARPTSSEALIRVKVSGEESATVTHRNIDASEMVKPRNINAEKALERRHNFDEQHTGERSFHKVVAPMSVVGDGNQEDPVIYPYAKQRGKATRPKAHSEEAGTSSPRRKRGANATDRKDKRSAAPRKNAGQRPNKQRKSEAKPRMPKAPVEPVRYASPLVEAGEPIRLNKFLSNSGLCSRRTADQYITAGRVKVNGSVVSELGSQVLPTDQVMVDDKPITLEAKVYVLLNKPKNCVTTLTDPEGRRTVMDLVHNACTERIYPIGRLDRNTTGILLLTNDGDLAVRLMHPAFRKKKIYEVALDKEVTVEHMQMIAQGFELEDGEIHADAISYITGQTHDKVGIEIHSGRNRIVRRIFEHLGYRVVHLDRVYYAGLTKKDLPRGRWRYLTPEEVRYLRMGVKEQEDNGVAPTTKVYHKHQETPDHPFASEEIED
- a CDS encoding thiamine pyrophosphate-dependent enzyme, with protein sequence MDIKDITKPENLVYQKPSLLNNNTMHYCPGCSHGVVHKLVAEVLEEMGMGDQAVGIAPVGCSVFAYNYIDIDWQEAAHGRAPAVATAIKRLYPNKLVFTYQGDGDLAAIGTAETIHAANRGENIVIIFINNGIYGMTGGQMAPTTLLGMKTVTCPDGRTPELNGYPLVISKILSELDGTCYVTRQSVHTAGAVRKAKKALRKAFENSLAGKGTSVVEFVSTCNTGWKMTPAKANEWMSKFMVDKYALGDIKDVESKGSNDEVVTMKI
- the asnS gene encoding asparagine--tRNA ligase encodes the protein MNNSLPRTTIKELPQLAQRQLPQPVCVKGWVRTKRGNKAVCFVALNDGSTVHNIQIVIDKTQTDPKLLEQITTGAAIGVVGTLVASQGQGQEYEIQANEITIYGTSDPVRYPLQKKGHTLEFLREIAHLRPRTNTFAAVLRIRHNMAYAIHTFFHERGYFYLHTPIITSSDAEGAGQMFTVTTLDMNKLPIAKDGSVDYSKDFFGKHTSLTVSGQLEGELGALALGGIYTFGPTFRAENSNTPRHLAEFWMVEPEVAFMDNEGNQDLAEAFTKHCLQWALDHCMDDLEFLAEHYDKELIERIRFVVERPFVRITYTEGVAILEEAVRGGKKFEFPVYWGADLASEHERYLVEQHYNAPVIMTDYPKEIKAFYMKQNDDGKTVRGMDVLFPHIGEIIGGSERETDIDKLTARAEEVGIKDKDLWWYLDTRRYGSAPHAGFGLGFERLLLFVTGMTNIRDVIPFPRTPNNANF
- a CDS encoding 3-methyl-2-oxobutanoate dehydrogenase subunit VorB; protein product: MAEVKLMKGNEALAHSAILNGLDGYFGYPITPQSEVLETLMSLRPWEKTGMVVLQAESEVSSINMVYGGAGAGKRVMTSSSSPGISLMAEGISYIAGAELPTLIVNVMRGGPGLGTIQPSQADYFQTTKGGGHGDYRLIVLAPYSVQEMVDFVGLGMDLAFKYRNPVMMLSDGIIGQMMEKVVLPDQKPRHTDEEIAASCPWATTGHTPDKRAIITSLELDSAVMEQNNLRFQEKYRKIEENEVRYEETMTEDADYVLVAFGSSARICQKVVQVARQEGLKVGLVRPITLWPYPYEVITKLAERGVKGFLSVELNAGQMVEDVRLAVNGRCPVEHFGRMGGMLFSPDEVLNALRTKLVK
- the topA gene encoding type I DNA topoisomerase, with product MAKQKNLVIVESPAKAKTIGKFLGADYKVLSSYGHIRDLKPSSFSVDVEHHFAPIYEIPADKQRLVSDLRKAAKASDIVWLASDEDREGEAIAWHLYQVLDLKDKETHRIAFHEITKSAIQHAIQNPRLINENLVDAQQARRVLDRIVGFELSPVLWRRVGPSLSAGRVQSVAVRLIVEREREILAFQPETSFAITTRLETKGGDTFTATLPDNLPSEEAARQLMQRAIDSQSAFAVQQVEQKPGRRSPSAPFTTSTLQQEASRKLGMSVSNTMRVAQALYERGLITYMRTDSVNLSSLALHDAETVILEQWGADYYQRRRYHVKSKGAQEAHEAIRPTYLRNATIQGTKQEQALYDLIRKRTLASQMADARIERTIAQIASQGADPVRLEARGEVIVFDGFISAYTESRDDEEDTSSNELPKLKAGDLLQLREIEGRQSFTKPKPRYTEASLVRKMEELGIGRPSTYAPTIQTIQNREYVRRGESQGESRDVLYLSWQHSAGNTTIKSHKQKERYGGDRGRLVPTDMGIVVTDFLMENFSRVVDYNFTADVEEHFDKVAEGEAQWQDLIGTFYDKFHPMIEEQSQSGAKRYTGERLLGTDPVSGKPVIARIGRYGPMVQIGETPDNSLPEAERERLKPRFASIPSNLLIETITLEEALKLFDLPRMVGEFEGGEVVAAVGRFGPYLRHKGAFTSIPKSSGLTPEEITLQEAIELIEEKRHKDAASLLKTFPEDPDISIRDGRWGAYIKVGKKNYKLTKEQKADPMKLTYAEIVAIIAEQDKETPKKGRTTAKKAASTAKKKTTTKKTTSTAKKAAPKRSAASKSR
- the purB gene encoding adenylosuccinate lyase, producing the protein MSALQAISPLDGRYASKTAPLAAYSSESALIRYRVRIEVEYLIALTQAIPALSKALPESKQEALRQLYKEWSTEAAQEVKDIEATTNHDVKAIEYYIKRHLPQLGLEEIEEFVHFGLTSQDVNNTAFPLMLREALHEVYLPTLQKLIEQLRQLASEWHDVAMLARTHGQPASPTRLGKEIMVFVYRLEQQTKALEQVPITGKFGGATGNFNAHHVAYPTIDWVAFGNNFLTSLGLEREQYTTQISNYDNLAALFEATARINTILIDLARDFWSYISMGYFGQKIKAGEVGSSAMPHKVNPIDFENAEGNLGLANAVALHLASKLPISRLQRDLTDSTVIRNQLVPMGYTLIAFSSLSKGLGKLVIHPERIAHDLDCNWAVVAEAIQTILRREGYPHPYETLKALTRTGEEISQETIAHFIDTLEVAEEVKKELRQITPHNYVGL
- a CDS encoding 2-oxoacid:acceptor oxidoreductase family protein; protein product: MNYEIVISGFGGQGVLSMGKIIAYSGIMEDKEVSWMPSYGPEQRGGTSNVTVIVSDEPVSSPVVNEYDVVIVLNQPSLDKFGPRVKKGGILIYDPALIQHKSDRKDINIYEVPATEQSLEMGNDKIFNMIILGGMLKAAPMLKLESIIAGLKKSLPERHHKLIPLNEEAIKRGMNSLVKVN
- the truA gene encoding tRNA pseudouridine(38-40) synthase TruA; its protein translation is MEAPVQRVFLEVAYDGTNYCGWQVQPRGVSVQSELERALSILFRQPIPVTGAGRTDAGVHAYSMMAHADLPIPHPPLAQIQRGLCGILRGGISVRSITPVIPTAHARFDATSRRYHYYISACSNPFWGDYCWERRTLPDIELMNEACRHLIGEHDFTSFSKLHTQTKHNRCTVYIAHWEQVEMPGLWDAMRYEVCANRFLHGMVRTMVGTLLEVGYGQRTPDSIAELILSEDRTLAGSAAPARALFFVEATYPDSIYSTDLQ